A region of Mycoplasmopsis bovirhinis DNA encodes the following proteins:
- a CDS encoding MGA_1079 family surface serine endopeptidase yields MVNKAEYVNSASNISSINNLLNNLAEAQDNLNGNVSREETRRFKESVESKLSATLSENLTRYNLASGVYSVNITENNKKLFLANPKVEGATLTLKGIKTVENNINQLIFVYTAKSNTESTLVTDVEKTYTFTNDFNTKLNLLTYSNLDEIFTVNYENLKNYYQSDLKANEAKIKESFSSKNNILHNYFKFRFKTGSFSYENSKLAAELEFLVNERVVKTIKLTTQNNVTFKEEWLKGVSITPSEWFKQQAFYKEPGWWKLVTESQDLAQKYQFFISQKSSNILTWFGLNVFNVEKDKIEALKNKELKEKVNLVNPTAASGNNNQNVLTPEEIKQVHQKIKETFISQIFTITLPTNVTYELINYSDSDIFYVSDSNKDVAIFKFKVKQGDKEQIIEVELADEKNDKSTNQDYKDFNYLLNLIKTDTKDDVSKIFELTTVKDPKKTHNQVNSKDAVNGLNEYYELPKAGKFQLYAYELTDSKNYVDSNVGGTAKVKFWIKENGQPVDVTRNRFLVNYQSLGQYSKTIKYFKPLTYLDIKPNNTNSWFSASDFMSDNIDQNHKNIIDQINSTNFELRKANATKETQYAIIDPKDIIAQNAANKLNYMLKLKTNLVSEDNSKNNEFKNPEKKQAADDKKIENANKQASYWASSATIANTTDQTNSIDLSQIQKNYFVYYYDVVSNDPNELSFKLGFISKSDTTKRYTNSSKVITLKNLRNDYKENLYPEIMVNALTYDDLLIQNLSSLTAQEFINKDKDTLKSYVSVKNDQTYKNFTISKDKFEITETKQGDNNSVYVKFKVTNPTTNLSYIANTWYKITGFRAGNTAQEQLTFKDTQLQTVFDSNTSVTRTREIEAYYEDLLWTLDSQTNSASWTLAEKYISKTLLANNATQRKLKVSLFANQLIQDDKRLLRISDEKERQAPFEFDFEQLASGQTISHRVQTRLYSNLNGGNYPQFYYNFSAKYEAGKGIIFKVTLEDNQYKIIVGNPYKEAITFSETTDERKFGKFDKDKAFLINTAGAAVTIQYTNSVQKESFTTTETNQFNYQKLDYTQENQPILFFTPEEIIKSNEYNPNQNVSWKLHDGYKLDQEYMHSSWEGIELVDNVRARSFAYNRGSATMIGKVSKDPSDGKFYVITNNHVEHVSNFSEVEGNNLPKTKESSYLTKYSNNFVNDVDDGFSYWGGLNVANKVPVEVIWSGVDQINEKGAKATGMQVDLTVFAVDIKPLVATAKKEGKFDLVVWLENWYKLPNMNMNYLGSEDGVQFGPNLKQFAINGFPYGKQAGYFVNRAQSSSSVISLFRQNGYVQSYFNSGNSGTGILGPNNSYISTINSGVPLTELVAWNYETSAYNYLGVNKSGEDALSIKNTNSVAAQILRWHLKKPAQVDLPWFLQEIKTK; encoded by the coding sequence TTGGTTAATAAAGCTGAATATGTTAATTCAGCTTCAAATATTAGTTCTATTAATAATTTATTAAATAATTTAGCTGAAGCTCAAGATAATTTAAACGGAAATGTATCACGTGAAGAAACCCGAAGATTTAAAGAAAGTGTTGAAAGTAAACTCTCTGCAACATTATCAGAAAATTTAACAAGATATAATTTAGCAAGTGGAGTATACAGTGTTAATATTACTGAGAATAATAAAAAATTATTTTTAGCTAATCCAAAAGTTGAAGGAGCAACTTTAACTTTAAAAGGTATTAAAACTGTTGAAAATAATATCAACCAACTTATTTTTGTTTATACTGCTAAAAGTAATACTGAATCAACATTAGTAACTGATGTTGAAAAAACTTACACTTTTACTAATGACTTTAATACTAAATTAAATTTACTAACATATAGTAATTTAGATGAAATTTTCACAGTAAATTATGAAAATTTAAAAAATTATTACCAAAGTGATTTAAAAGCTAATGAAGCAAAAATTAAAGAAAGTTTTAGTAGCAAAAATAATATTTTACATAATTACTTTAAGTTTAGATTTAAAACAGGAAGCTTTAGTTATGAAAATTCTAAACTAGCAGCAGAGTTAGAATTCTTAGTCAATGAAAGAGTAGTAAAAACTATTAAACTAACAACACAAAATAATGTAACTTTTAAAGAAGAATGGTTAAAAGGTGTAAGTATTACACCTAGCGAATGATTTAAGCAACAAGCATTTTATAAAGAACCAGGGTGATGAAAACTAGTAACAGAATCACAAGATCTTGCTCAAAAGTATCAGTTCTTTATATCACAAAAATCATCAAATATTCTAACTTGATTTGGCTTAAATGTCTTCAATGTAGAAAAAGATAAAATTGAAGCTTTAAAAAATAAAGAATTAAAAGAAAAAGTAAATTTAGTAAACCCTACTGCAGCATCAGGTAATAATAATCAAAATGTATTAACTCCTGAAGAAATTAAGCAAGTTCATCAAAAAATTAAAGAAACATTTATTTCACAAATCTTTACTATAACACTTCCTACTAATGTTACTTATGAACTAATTAATTATAGTGATAGTGATATTTTCTATGTTAGTGATTCAAATAAAGATGTTGCTATTTTTAAATTCAAAGTAAAACAAGGTGATAAAGAACAAATTATTGAAGTTGAATTAGCAGATGAGAAAAATGATAAATCTACAAACCAAGACTACAAAGACTTTAATTACTTATTAAATTTAATTAAAACTGATACTAAAGATGATGTTTCAAAAATCTTTGAATTAACTACTGTTAAAGATCCAAAGAAAACTCATAACCAAGTTAATTCTAAAGATGCAGTTAATGGTTTAAATGAATATTATGAATTACCTAAAGCTGGTAAATTCCAACTTTATGCTTATGAATTAACTGATTCAAAAAATTATGTTGATTCTAATGTGGGAGGAACAGCTAAAGTTAAATTCTGAATTAAAGAAAATGGTCAACCTGTTGATGTTACTCGTAATAGATTTTTAGTTAACTACCAAAGTTTAGGACAATATTCAAAAACTATTAAATATTTTAAACCTTTAACATATTTAGATATTAAACCAAACAATACTAATAGTTGATTTAGTGCTTCAGATTTTATGTCTGATAATATTGATCAAAATCATAAAAATATCATTGATCAAATTAATTCGACTAACTTTGAATTACGTAAAGCTAATGCTACTAAGGAAACACAATATGCAATTATTGATCCAAAAGATATAATAGCTCAAAATGCCGCAAATAAACTAAATTACATGCTTAAATTAAAAACTAACTTAGTTAGTGAAGATAATTCAAAAAATAATGAATTTAAAAATCCAGAAAAAAAACAAGCTGCAGATGACAAAAAAATAGAAAATGCTAATAAGCAAGCGAGTTATTGAGCATCTAGTGCAACAATTGCAAATACAACTGATCAAACTAATTCAATTGATTTATCACAAATTCAAAAGAACTATTTTGTTTATTACTATGATGTTGTAAGTAATGATCCAAATGAACTAAGTTTTAAACTTGGATTTATTAGTAAAAGTGACACTACAAAAAGATATACTAATTCTTCTAAGGTTATTACCCTTAAAAACCTTAGAAATGATTATAAAGAAAACTTATATCCTGAAATTATGGTCAATGCTTTAACATATGATGATTTATTAATTCAAAATCTTAGTTCATTAACTGCCCAAGAATTTATTAATAAAGATAAAGATACTTTAAAATCTTATGTAAGTGTTAAAAATGACCAAACTTACAAAAACTTTACAATTAGCAAAGACAAATTTGAAATTACTGAAACTAAACAGGGAGATAATAATTCAGTTTACGTTAAATTTAAAGTGACTAATCCAACTACAAATTTATCATATATAGCTAATACTTGATATAAAATAACTGGCTTTAGAGCTGGAAATACTGCTCAAGAACAATTAACTTTTAAAGACACACAATTACAAACTGTATTTGATTCAAATACAAGTGTTACACGTACAAGGGAAATTGAAGCATACTATGAAGACTTGCTCTGAACTCTTGATTCACAAACAAATTCAGCTTCATGAACTTTAGCTGAAAAATATATTTCTAAAACTCTTTTAGCAAATAATGCAACTCAAAGAAAACTAAAAGTATCATTATTTGCTAACCAACTAATTCAAGATGATAAACGTCTACTTAGAATTAGTGATGAAAAAGAAAGACAAGCTCCATTTGAATTTGATTTTGAACAATTAGCTAGTGGTCAAACCATTAGCCATAGAGTGCAAACAAGACTATATTCAAATTTAAATGGTGGTAATTATCCACAATTTTATTATAACTTTAGTGCTAAATATGAAGCAGGTAAAGGAATTATCTTCAAAGTAACTTTAGAAGATAATCAATATAAAATAATCGTTGGTAATCCATATAAAGAAGCTATTACGTTTAGTGAAACTACTGATGAAAGAAAATTTGGTAAATTTGATAAAGATAAAGCATTTTTAATTAATACAGCAGGTGCTGCAGTAACAATTCAATATACTAATTCAGTTCAAAAAGAGAGTTTTACAACTACTGAAACAAATCAATTTAACTACCAAAAATTAGATTACACTCAAGAAAATCAACCAATTTTATTTTTTACACCTGAAGAAATTATTAAATCAAATGAATATAATCCTAACCAAAATGTTAGTTGAAAACTTCATGATGGTTATAAATTGGATCAAGAATATATGCATAGTTCTTGAGAAGGAATTGAGCTTGTTGATAATGTAAGAGCAAGAAGCTTTGCTTATAATCGTGGTTCAGCAACAATGATTGGAAAAGTATCTAAAGATCCTAGTGATGGTAAATTTTATGTTATTACTAATAATCACGTTGAACATGTTAGCAACTTTAGCGAAGTTGAAGGCAATAATTTACCTAAAACAAAAGAAAGTTCATATTTAACAAAATACTCAAATAATTTTGTTAATGATGTTGATGATGGATTTTCATATTGAGGTGGTTTAAATGTTGCTAATAAAGTTCCAGTTGAAGTAATTTGATCAGGTGTTGATCAAATTAACGAAAAAGGTGCAAAAGCTACAGGGATGCAAGTAGATCTAACAGTCTTTGCAGTTGATATTAAACCTTTAGTTGCAACTGCTAAAAAAGAAGGAAAATTTGATTTGGTAGTATGATTAGAAAATTGGTATAAATTACCTAATATGAATATGAATTACTTGGGTTCTGAAGATGGAGTACAATTTGGACCAAATCTCAAACAATTTGCTATAAATGGATTTCCATACGGAAAACAAGCTGGTTACTTTGTAAACCGGGCGCAATCTAGCTCAAGCGTAATTAGTTTATTTAGACAAAATGGTTATGTACAATCATACTTTAATTCAGGTAATTCAGGTACTGGTATTTTAGGTCCAAATAATTCGTATATTTCAACAATTAACTCAGGAGTTCCATTAACTGAGTTAGTAGCTTGAAACTATGAAACATCAGCGTATAACTACTTAGGAGTTAATAAGTCTGGTGAAGATGCTTTAAGCATCAAAAATACCAATTCAGTAGCTGCCCAAATTTTAAGATGACATCTTAAAAAACCTGCTCAAGTAGATTTACCTTGATTCTTACAGGAAATTAAAACTAAATAA
- the thrS gene encoding threonine--tRNA ligase: MKANKQLNHTTSHLLAAATERLYPGVKLGFGPATEEGFYYDFEFLEPLSDTELSKIERLMKKLASRNLVMKQVSIEEYSFENKPYKKELYDELLAQRKEITFYSLIDPQNNEVIFTDLCAGDHVNDTKNIKHLKLLHLAGAYWRGNSDNIQLTRIYGTAWDTKQELEEFLAILKERKERDHRKIGKEMKLFTFNKLGGQGLPFWLEDGMYIHNEIKNLVLQKDREYGFTELLTPHFGEEELYQISGHLAHYKSDMFKPIVVENERLIPRPMTCPHHILCYKSEKHSYRDLPIRYSEQSQLYRYEKSGALTGLERVRGMLLTEGHLFVRKDQISDEFKAMYQLIKETLEAFNIQISYVSLSLRDPENKDKYFNDDKMWNEAENQLRIVLNNLGVKYEEKLGEAAFYGPKMDIQIFTALGHEITVSTLQLDFLLPQKFNVSFINKNNEEETPVLIHRGLIGTYERFVAILLEQTKGVLPFWLAPKQLTVIPATNHDDDLEYASKINQKLFALGFRSKIDLREERLNKKIREAQISKSKIQLILGEKEHSSNTITYREYGKDESITMPLDEFITYITNLKQTKK, from the coding sequence ATGAAAGCAAATAAACAATTAAACCATACTACTTCTCACTTGCTAGCTGCAGCAACTGAAAGATTATATCCAGGTGTGAAACTTGGTTTTGGTCCAGCTACTGAAGAAGGGTTTTACTATGATTTTGAATTTTTAGAACCTCTTAGTGATACTGAGCTTAGCAAGATCGAAAGATTAATGAAAAAACTTGCTTCACGCAACTTGGTTATGAAGCAAGTTAGTATTGAAGAATATTCTTTTGAAAATAAACCATACAAAAAAGAATTATACGACGAATTATTAGCCCAAAGAAAAGAAATTACTTTTTATTCATTAATTGATCCACAAAACAATGAAGTAATTTTTACTGACCTATGTGCCGGAGATCATGTTAATGATACTAAAAACATCAAACATCTTAAATTACTTCACTTAGCAGGTGCTTATTGAAGGGGAAATTCAGATAACATTCAATTAACTAGAATTTATGGTACAGCATGAGATACTAAACAAGAGTTAGAAGAATTTTTAGCTATTTTAAAAGAGCGCAAGGAAAGAGACCACCGTAAAATAGGTAAAGAAATGAAACTTTTTACATTTAATAAATTAGGTGGTCAAGGTTTACCTTTTTGACTTGAAGATGGAATGTATATTCATAACGAAATTAAAAATTTAGTGCTACAAAAAGATCGTGAATATGGTTTTACAGAATTATTAACACCACACTTTGGTGAAGAGGAACTTTATCAAATTTCAGGACACTTAGCTCATTATAAAAGTGATATGTTTAAGCCTATCGTGGTAGAAAATGAACGTTTAATCCCTCGTCCAATGACTTGCCCACACCATATTTTATGTTATAAAAGTGAAAAGCATTCATACCGTGATTTACCAATTCGTTATTCAGAACAATCGCAATTATACAGGTATGAAAAATCTGGTGCTTTGACAGGCCTTGAACGAGTAAGGGGAATGTTGTTAACTGAAGGACATTTATTTGTTCGCAAAGATCAAATTTCAGATGAATTTAAAGCAATGTATCAGTTAATTAAAGAAACTTTAGAAGCTTTTAACATCCAAATTAGCTATGTATCATTATCATTAAGAGATCCAGAAAATAAAGATAAATATTTTAATGATGACAAAATGTGAAATGAAGCTGAAAATCAGCTTCGAATAGTCTTAAATAATTTAGGTGTAAAATATGAAGAAAAACTTGGTGAAGCAGCTTTTTATGGACCTAAAATGGATATTCAAATTTTTACTGCTTTAGGTCATGAAATTACTGTTTCAACCTTACAACTTGACTTTTTACTACCACAAAAATTTAATGTAAGTTTTATTAATAAAAACAATGAAGAAGAAACACCTGTTTTAATTCATCGTGGGTTAATTGGAACATATGAAAGATTTGTCGCAATATTATTAGAACAAACAAAAGGTGTGCTTCCTTTTTGGTTAGCACCTAAACAACTTACAGTTATTCCAGCTACTAACCATGATGATGATTTAGAATATGCTTCAAAAATAAATCAAAAACTTTTTGCTTTAGGTTTTAGATCTAAAATTGATTTGCGTGAAGAAAGATTAAATAAAAAAATTAGGGAAGCACAAATCTCTAAATCAAAAATTCAATTAATTTTAGGTGAAAAAGAACATTCTTCTAATACTATTACTTACCGTGAGTATGGAAAAGATGAATCAATTACTATGCCGTTAGATGAATTCATTACTTATATTACCAATTTAAAACAAACTAAAAAATAA
- the era gene encoding GTPase Era has translation MKICFASIVGRPNVGKSSLVNAIVGYNVAIVTNTAQTTRDQITGIYTEDDFQLIFTDTPGIHKAENKLGESLNKAAFESVKNVDVILFLSPADEKIAKGDQLILDKIANHPHKIAVISKVSKIKGNPQLLTDKINQLNKYNFDYIISTDINNQASIYSLIDLIKDNFAYQDSFQYDPDYVTDKSVRFIAKEIIRESAINLLYEELPHSIAVEVIEFNESDPEHLYIDANIYVKKDSQKGMVIGKNASKIKQISQTARFKISQQFQTKVTLTIKVKVAKKWNDDLKQLSKFGY, from the coding sequence ATGAAAATTTGTTTTGCTAGTATTGTAGGGCGTCCTAATGTGGGTAAAAGCAGTTTAGTTAACGCAATTGTAGGCTATAACGTTGCAATTGTTACAAATACCGCCCAAACCACCAGGGACCAAATTACCGGTATTTATACAGAAGATGATTTTCAACTTATTTTTACAGATACCCCTGGGATTCATAAAGCTGAAAATAAGCTTGGTGAAAGTTTAAACAAAGCAGCTTTTGAATCTGTTAAAAATGTTGATGTTATTTTATTTTTAAGTCCTGCAGATGAAAAAATTGCAAAAGGTGATCAATTAATTTTAGATAAAATTGCTAATCATCCTCACAAAATTGCAGTTATTTCAAAAGTAAGTAAGATTAAGGGGAATCCTCAGTTGCTAACTGATAAAATTAATCAATTAAATAAATATAATTTTGATTATATTATTTCTACAGATATAAATAATCAAGCTTCTATTTATTCTTTAATTGATTTAATTAAAGATAATTTTGCTTATCAAGATTCTTTTCAATATGATCCAGATTATGTTACCGATAAATCAGTTCGTTTTATTGCAAAAGAAATAATCAGAGAAAGTGCAATTAACTTACTTTATGAAGAATTGCCTCATTCAATAGCTGTTGAAGTAATTGAATTTAATGAATCAGATCCAGAGCACCTTTACATTGATGCAAATATCTATGTCAAAAAAGATTCGCAAAAAGGTATGGTTATTGGTAAAAACGCTTCTAAAATTAAACAAATTAGTCAAACAGCAAGATTTAAAATCTCACAACAATTTCAAACTAAAGTTACTTTAACAATAAAAGTAAAAGTAGCTAAAAAATGAAATGATGATTTAAAACAATTATCAAAATTTGGGTATTAA
- the ybeY gene encoding rRNA maturation RNase YbeY, producing the protein MKSQQITINFNNKIKAPTIFEAESYQILKNFINYFKLTKKQSIILDVSIVSRNEIKSLNKTYRNKNYITDILSFDFGDAELYDKLPLLHLGELVICWDRVKRQAKRYNHSIKREFCYLFTHGLVHLQGYDHEEEQERLIMNSIVDAIFNPLKITRKDQDYETRNT; encoded by the coding sequence GTGAAATCGCAACAAATTACAATTAATTTCAATAATAAAATTAAAGCACCAACAATCTTTGAAGCTGAATCTTATCAAATTTTAAAAAATTTTATTAACTATTTTAAGTTAACAAAGAAACAATCAATCATTTTAGATGTTTCAATTGTATCACGTAATGAAATTAAAAGTTTAAATAAAACATATCGTAATAAAAATTATATTACTGATATTTTATCTTTTGATTTTGGTGATGCAGAGCTTTATGACAAATTACCCTTGCTTCATTTAGGTGAATTAGTAATCTGCTGAGACCGGGTAAAACGTCAAGCTAAAAGATACAATCATTCTATAAAAAGGGAATTTTGTTACTTATTTACTCATGGTCTTGTTCATCTTCAAGGCTATGATCATGAAGAAGAACAAGAAAGACTTATCATGAACTCAATTGTTGATGCTATTTTTAACCCATTGAAAATTACTAGAAAGGATCAAGATTATGAAACTAGAAACACTTAG
- the rplA gene encoding 50S ribosomal protein L1 — protein MAKRLSKNLKNAREQFDRTIAYELEEAIELAKKTSYAKFDASIDLTFNLNLDVRKADQQLRGSVLLPNGTGKSIRVLVVTNSPEKSKAAKDAGADIVVDGPALEQRIKEDQFDFDVMVADPAMMPLLGKYGKKLGPKGLMPNPKTGTVTPTPEKAVEELKKGKANYRTDKAGIVHSLIGKQSMSTQALVENAKVLIALIKKLKPAAVKGTYMLNLTVSASMGPSVKIKIEK, from the coding sequence ATGGCTAAACGTTTATCAAAAAACCTTAAAAATGCTCGTGAACAATTTGATAGAACAATTGCTTACGAATTAGAGGAAGCAATTGAGTTAGCTAAAAAAACTTCATATGCAAAATTTGATGCTTCTATTGACTTAACTTTTAATTTAAACTTAGATGTTAGAAAAGCTGACCAACAACTTCGTGGTTCAGTTTTACTACCAAATGGTACTGGTAAATCAATTAGAGTTTTAGTAGTTACAAATAGCCCAGAAAAATCAAAGGCTGCTAAAGATGCAGGAGCTGACATCGTAGTTGATGGACCAGCACTTGAACAAAGAATTAAAGAAGATCAATTTGACTTTGATGTTATGGTTGCTGACCCAGCAATGATGCCTTTATTAGGAAAATACGGTAAAAAACTAGGTCCTAAAGGACTAATGCCTAACCCAAAAACTGGTACAGTTACTCCAACTCCTGAAAAAGCAGTCGAAGAACTTAAAAAAGGTAAAGCAAATTATCGTACCGATAAAGCTGGTATTGTACATTCATTAATTGGAAAACAATCAATGTCAACACAAGCATTAGTTGAAAATGCTAAAGTGCTTATTGCTTTAATTAAAAAATTAAAACCTGCAGCAGTTAAAGGTACATATATGTTAAACTTAACAGTTTCAGCATCAATGGGACCAAGTGTTAAAATTAAAATCGAAAAATAA
- the rplK gene encoding 50S ribosomal protein L11: MAKKEIQRVAKLQFLAGKAKPGPALAGVGVNMPEFTKAFNDATRDRGDEPVPVLITVYKDKTFEFKLFTAPASYKIKQAAKIQQGSKNAKTTIVATISKDQLREIAEYKLPDLNTNDIDAAMATIAGTAKQMGVLVEGYDDIFKAKAQAKAAAKSAALAQMKAAALEADLANLAETKGQGIEVTTISDEEKANEGDN; encoded by the coding sequence ATGGCAAAAAAAGAAATACAACGTGTTGCTAAATTGCAATTCCTAGCCGGAAAAGCAAAACCAGGACCAGCTTTAGCTGGTGTTGGAGTTAACATGCCTGAATTTACCAAAGCATTTAATGATGCAACTAGAGACAGAGGGGACGAACCAGTTCCAGTCTTAATTACAGTTTATAAAGATAAAACTTTTGAATTTAAGTTATTCACAGCTCCTGCTTCATACAAAATTAAGCAAGCTGCTAAAATTCAACAAGGTTCAAAAAATGCAAAAACTACTATTGTAGCTACAATTTCTAAAGACCAATTAAGAGAAATTGCAGAATACAAATTACCAGATTTAAACACTAATGACATTGACGCCGCTATGGCTACAATTGCTGGAACAGCAAAACAAATGGGAGTTTTAGTTGAAGGATATGATGACATTTTTAAAGCTAAAGCCCAAGCTAAAGCTGCTGCTAAATCAGCCGCTTTGGCACAAATGAAAGCTGCCGCTTTAGAAGCTGATTTAGCTAACTTAGCTGAAACAAAAGGTCAAGGAATTGAAGTTACAACTATTAGTGACGAAGAAAAAGCTAATGAAGGAGATAATTAA
- the cdd gene encoding cytidine deaminase produces the protein MKLETLRDLLTKSYAPYSNFQVAAIAIDQEGNEYPGVNVENAAYPSGLCAERSALFGSVAYGAKVGTFKEIHIISKKQDEISPCAGCRQVMTEFMSPDALIYQYSNDGSKVRVNKLSELVPYPIKPEDIK, from the coding sequence ATGAAACTAGAAACACTTAGAGATTTATTAACTAAATCATATGCACCATATTCAAATTTTCAAGTTGCGGCAATTGCAATTGATCAAGAGGGCAATGAATACCCAGGAGTAAATGTAGAAAATGCTGCTTACCCATCAGGGCTATGTGCTGAGCGCAGTGCTTTGTTTGGTTCTGTTGCTTATGGGGCTAAAGTTGGAACTTTTAAAGAAATTCATATTATTTCTAAAAAGCAAGATGAAATTAGCCCTTGTGCTGGATGTCGTCAAGTTATGACTGAATTCATGAGCCCTGATGCATTAATTTACCAATATTCAAATGATGGTAGCAAAGTTAGAGTAAATAAATTATCTGAATTAGTTCCTTATCCAATTAAACCAGAAGATATTAAATAA
- a CDS encoding IS30 family transposase encodes MKNLEKYICVFDKYRKENEYQHFKIEENHNTILKMQGALETQRKLRISQIDLEQLYNILQEPSEGFSIQEVAKIFDRDIRSIKSKIKIITNRRPLSLDKHNRYVCPKCLKRVMSVKTLNFAKLYEHLLGYSFSRLFFVSDAIKEKWKAYRKYWYSELNTYNKNRNKKNLVQKEVKKSVTYLVNSFKKISPDEFAPSPSTIYKIIKKYPYFLEFDHIVKKSEGKYGTRKQKQTKPKTLKYATEISKRPDYINDGLEHGHFELDTVIGKINDTYCIVTIIERQTRMSYAMLSKRNSKAIKQTLLKLIKKHSLDIKTLTVDNGSENVLLHHVIPTERLFKCQPYSSWQKGSIENMHRLIRYYIPKGKSFDKYSQHGIDYMMDKINNYRQVVRQYKIT; translated from the coding sequence ATGAAAAATTTAGAAAAATATATTTGTGTTTTTGACAAATATCGAAAAGAAAATGAATATCAACATTTTAAAATTGAAGAGAATCACAACACTATTTTGAAAATGCAAGGAGCACTTGAGACGCAACGAAAATTACGAATAAGCCAAATCGATCTAGAACAGCTTTATAATATTTTACAAGAACCTTCTGAAGGCTTCTCAATCCAAGAAGTAGCTAAGATTTTTGATAGAGACATTCGAAGCATAAAAAGTAAAATCAAAATTATTACAAATCGCAGACCATTGAGTTTAGATAAACACAATCGCTATGTTTGTCCTAAGTGCTTAAAAAGAGTAATGAGCGTTAAAACTCTTAATTTTGCGAAGCTATACGAACATTTATTAGGCTATTCATTTTCGCGACTCTTTTTTGTAAGTGATGCAATTAAAGAGAAATGAAAGGCCTACAGAAAGTATTGGTATAGTGAACTTAATACATACAATAAAAATAGAAATAAAAAGAATTTAGTTCAAAAAGAAGTTAAGAAATCAGTTACATACCTTGTCAATTCTTTTAAAAAAATATCACCTGATGAATTTGCTCCCTCACCTAGTACAATTTATAAAATAATTAAAAAATACCCTTATTTCCTTGAATTTGACCACATCGTCAAAAAATCTGAAGGAAAATATGGAACACGGAAGCAAAAACAAACCAAACCTAAAACATTAAAATATGCAACAGAAATTTCAAAACGTCCAGATTATATTAATGATGGCTTAGAACATGGTCATTTTGAATTAGACACCGTTATTGGAAAAATCAATGATACATATTGTATTGTAACCATAATTGAACGGCAAACCAGAATGTCTTATGCTATGCTCTCAAAACGTAACTCCAAAGCTATAAAACAAACTCTTCTCAAACTAATCAAGAAACATAGCTTAGACATTAAAACTTTAACAGTTGATAATGGTAGTGAAAATGTCTTATTACACCATGTCATTCCAACTGAAAGATTATTTAAATGCCAACCATATAGTTCATGACAAAAAGGTTCAATAGAAAATATGCACCGCTTAATTAGGTATTACATTCCCAAAGGAAAAAGCTTTGATAAATACTCTCAGCATGGAATTGATTATATGATGGATAAAATAAATAACTACCGACAAGTTGTACGGCAATATAAGATAACCTAA